The following is a genomic window from Actinomycetota bacterium.
AATACGCGCTCTACCGAGTCACTGCGTACGAGCAATGGGACCCCATAGATCTTGCGGACGGCGGCTTGGTGTTTGACTTCGATACCGACGACGATCCTGCGATCGAACGGCGAGCCATCCTCGAGTACACCGGCGGAGGAGGTGCGCAGATGCGCCTGAGTATCTACGACGGGGACGGAAACAGGATCGGGAGAGGCGTTCTGAGACGGCCCTCGCAACGCTCGGTAGAGATCTGGATCAAGAGGTGGCAACTCGGCAGCGTGAAGACTTACGAGACGTTCGTCACGGTGACGACCACCGATCAGGCTGATTGCTCCGCAGGTTGCACCGATCGCGCCCCCGACGCCGGGACGATCTTCCACCGACTTCGACCGCTCTGCGCCGATCGCGAGCCAACCATCACGGGAACGCGAGGCAGCGACACGCTCAAGGGAACCGGAAGAAGCGACGTCATCGACGCTCGCGGCGGTGATGACGAGATCCGCAGGGTTAACGGGAACGACATCGTTTGCGCTGGTGCTGGAGACGACCTGGTCCGTGGCGGCGAAGGATTCCTGTTCTTGCGCGGCGGAAGGGGAGCCGATCGCATAACAGCTACGGGGCCCCCACCCTCGCGCTGCGATGACACCGCTGCCTGCGCATATCCCGAAGCGATCCTCATCGGTGGCTCTGGCGGAGATCTCCTAACGGGCGGAAGCCGCCACGAGCGCCTCGTGGGTGGCCGTGGTCACGATGTTCTACGGGGCCGGGAATGGGCCGACGGCCTCGACGGGGGGCGTGGACGAGACACCCTTTGGGGCGGCCCGGGTGAAGACGGCTGTGTGAGGGGTGAAGAGCTGCACTCCTGCTAGGGCGTCCCGAAAGCGCGACAAGCGGGCACACGATCCGCAAGACGTAGAACGAGCTGGTCCGCTGGATCACTCCTCACCAGATCTCGAAGCGCGAGGTTCTCAGGCCGCTGGCTTGCGCGCTACCAGCATCAGCTCTGGGTGCTCGAGGTCTGGCTTCCGGCGCGCGTACTCGCCCGGTGCAACCGACCAGACCTCTTCGGGGATGAGCCCCACACCGATCGCCAGTAGACGGAGCTCGCGCGGCGTGTAGACGCTCGTCCACAGGTCCATCGCCTCCTCGGCTCCTGCATCGTTCTTGATCTGAGAGACCTCGTGGACGATGCCGGCGTCGGCGTCGAAGTCCGCCTCGGGGCGCGGGTGACGCGCTTCGAACAGCGCGCTGAACGCGGTCATCACGAGGCGGCCTCCGGGCTTCAGTGCCTCCATCATCCGCTTCAACACGACGGAGTCGTCACCGCCCATGAGACCGAAGCCGCCCTGACACAGTGAGATGACGGCGTCGAACTCATCTTCGAACGGCATGCGGCGCGCGTCTACCTCGAAGAAAGAAGCGCGCACCCCGGCCGCTCGCGCATCCTCGGCGGCGAGCTCTAGGAACCTCCTAGAGACATCCACGCCCGTTACGGCGAGGCCCGCTTGCGCGAGCCGCACGGCGTGACGGCCGGGGCCACAACCGACGTCTAGGAGCCGCGCGCCGAGGGGCAGCCGCAATAGCTCGACCAAGAAACCCACCTCCTGATCGGACCCCTTCGTGAAGCTGTAGCGGAGGTAGCTCCGTCCCAGGCGCTCCGCGAGGTCGACGAAGTAAGGGGAGCCGGGATGCGGTTTGGTCATCCCGCGGGATCTGTCGGGTCCGCCTTCTTCTCCTTCGGCGGGATCCGCTCGCCGACCGGGTCGATCCCCCGTGCCCGCGCCCATCCGTCCAGGCGCCGGTACGCCTCTTCTTCTCCCAGAGGTCCGTCGTCCACGCGCGCGTCCAGCAGGAACTGACGAGCCTCGCCGATCGTGCGGCTCGGCGGGATCCCTAGATACGCGCTGATCTGTGCGCCGTCCAGATCGGGCCGCATCTGGTGCAGCTGCTCCTGCTCGGCGAGCGCGGCGATCCTCACCTCGAGCTCGTCCATCCGGGCCGCGAGACGACGCGCCTTGTTCGGGTTCCTGGTCGTGCAATCTGCCCGCACCAACGCGTTCAGCCTCTGAAGGTGCGGCCCCGCGTCGCGCACGTAACGCCGCACCGCGGAATCGCTCCAGCCCAACCCGTAGGTATGGAAGCGGTGATGCAGCCGGATGATCTCCTCCACCGTTGCGACCACCTCGTTCGGGAAGCGCAGCTCGCGCAGACGTTCCCTCGCCATCTCGGCCCCCACCACCTCGTGGTGGTGGAACGAGACGCCGCCCTCCGGATCGATCCGGCGCGTCTTGGGCTTGCCGATGTCATGCAGGAGCGCGGCGAGCCGGACCTCGAGGCTGGCTTCGTCCCCATCCACCTTCGTGGCCCGTTCCAGGACCGCCAGCGTGTGCTCGAACACGTCTTTGTGCTTGTGAACGGGGTCCTGCTCTAGCTTCAGAGCCGATAGCTCCGGAAGGAAGAGATCCGTTATCCCGGTCGTGTCGGCCAGCCGCAGCGCCATGGCGGGGTCGCGACCGAGCAACAGCCGTGACAGCTCATCGCGGATGCGCTCTCGCGAGATCGTCTCCAGCTTGTTCTTCGAGGCCTTCACCGACTCCAACACTTCGGGCGCCACGGCGAACTGGAGTTGCGCCGCGAAGCGGAACGCGCGCAGCATCCTCAGCGGATCGTCCGCGAACGATTCGTTCGGGTCGATCGGCGTCCGGATGACCTTCGCCTTCAGATCGTCGAGCCCCCCGAAGGGATCGATCGCGTCCTTCTCGGGCAGGCGAACGGCCATCGCATTCACGGTGAAGTCGCGCCGCGACAGGTCGATCTCGATCTCGCGCGTGTAGGCGACCTCCGGATGCCTCGAGTCGGGCTCGTACCGCTCCGTGCGAAACGTCGTGATCTCCACATCCACGCCCGCCACGCGCGCGCCGACGGTGCCGAACCTGAAGCCCTGCAGCCACACGGCCTCCGCCGCCGGTTTCACTATCTCGAGGGTCTCGTCGGGCGCCGCGTCGGTGGCGAAGTCATAGTCGCCGCCACTCCTGCCGAGGAAAGCGTCGCGCACGGTGCCACCAACGAGGTACAGAGCCCGCTCCCGCTCCCGGAACCGCTCCGCTAGCTGCAGGACCCGCGATCCTTCCGCCAACAACTCCGTGAGAGGAACCACAGGTGCCGCTTGGGGAGAAGACACGCACTCACCCTAAGAGACGGGTTGGAGGCCCTCCTGCTTCAGCGCGATCTCGAAGTCGTGCGGGTTGGTGGCCGCGTTCTTCGCATCCTCCAAGTTGACGAGGCCCGCCCGGTAAAGGCCGAGCAACGCCTGGTCGAAGGTCTGCATCCCGTAGAAGCCGGACTCCTTCACGATGTCGTGGATCTCGTGGGTCTTCTCCGGATCCAAGATGAGGTCGCGGATACGCCCGTTCATCACCAACACCTCGATCGCGGGGACGCGGCCGCGGCCGTCCTTGCGGGGCAAGAGACGCTGCGACAGGATCCCCTTCAACGACCCCGCGATCGACACCCTGATCTGCTTCTGCTGGTGCGGCGGGAAGAAGTCGATGATGCGGTTGACCGTCTCGGTGACGTCGGTCGTGTGGAGCGTCGAGATCACGAGGTGACCGGTCTCGGCCGCCTGCAGCGCGGCCTTGACCGTCTCGGGATCGCGGATCTCGCCGACGAAGATCACGTCGGGGTCCTGGCGCATCGCGGCGCGCAGCGCCGTCGCGAAGTTGTTCGTGTCGAGACCTATCTCACGCTGGTTCACGATCGCCTGCCGGTCCGGATGCAAGATCTCGATCGGATCCTCGATCGTCAGGATGTGACACGAGCGGGTCGCGTTGATGTAGTTGATCATCGCTCCGGTCGTGGTGGTCTTTCCCGACGAGGTGGGACCGGTGATCAGCAAGAGACCGCGGTGCTCCTCGGCGAGGGTCTTCACGACCGGGGGAAGTCCGAGTGTCTCGAACGACGGACTCCCCGGGAGAACGCGGCGAAGCGCCATTCCGACGCTGCCGCGCTGTCTGAAGACGTTGACGCGGAACCGGCCCATGCCCGCGATCGAGTAGGCGAAGTCCACCTCGCCGACCTGCTTGAAACGCATGGCCTGCTCGTCGTTCATCAGCTCCATCGCGGTCCGCTCGCAGTCGGCCGCGGACATGGGCGTGAAATCGGTCTTCACGAGGTGCCCGCTGACCCGCACGTAGGGAGGGCCGCCCGCCTTCACGTGCAGGTCCGAGGCCTTCTTATCCACGACGAACCGCAAGAACTCCTGCATGTCTATGGCGTTGCCGGTCATCTCGCTGCTGCCCCTTATCTCGGTCGCCGGCCGGTTCGGCCGCCTTGTTCCATCGGCACCGACGGACACCGGGTTGACCCCATCCAGCGAATCGCGTGGCGCAATCATCCCTGTTTCCGCGGAATCTTCAAGGGGTATGGCTGCTTCTGGAAAGGGTGCCCTGAGGGATGCAGGAGGCAGTGGATGGAGCAAGCCATGCAAGCTCAAAGCAGCAATGGCAACAACAAGATGAGCCGTGCCGAGGCCGGACGCAAGGGCGGACGTACCACGAAGCAGCGCTACGGCGAAGAGCATTTCGGTCGCATCGGCAAGATCGGCGGTAAGAAGGGCGGCGAGACGACCAAGGAGCGCTACGGCTCGGAGTTCTACCAGAAGATCGGTCGTCTGGGAGGTTCTAAGTAACCCGCACGCACACCTAGACATCCAGGCTCCTCCACCTGTCGGAGGAGCCCTTTCTCTATGCTCACTGCGATGTCTTGCACTCGCACGGCGCCCGCACGAGCCGCGACGCGTTCGCCGGAAACCTCCGCTTGACGCAGGTCTCCCGCATGAGGTGCGCAGGACCCGCGCTCCGATCGCTGAGCTGCGTGGTGGTGGCCGCTTCGCTCGCAGTCCCCGGATGGTCCCCGAGGGCCTCTGCCCAGGAAGCGCCCGCGGGGGCGATCTCTCTGCGCCTCGTCGACCAGCCGGTGTGGCATCGCCCCGCAGACTCGTTGTCGATACGGGTTCGCATCGTCAACCGCGGCCTAACCCCGCTCGACGGCTTCCTGCTGAGCCTTGCCGCCCACCCCGTGGTCACGACGCGGTCGGGGCTTCACGAGGCTTTCGCCGGCAACGCGGGGGCGATCCTCAGCGCCGCGTCGGAAAGCTCCGATCAGAAGGTGGACCCGGGCGATTCCCTCGTGATCGAGCTCGATCAGACGCTGCCAAGCCTGGCGTTGGGGGGCGTCACGGAAGGTGGCGTCTATCCGCTCACCCTCACTCTTTCGGATCGCCCCGGCGTGGTTCAGCACGATTCGCTGACGACGCCGCTCATCATCTACCCGGAGCAACCCGAGACGCCGTTGAACCTGGCGCTCGTTGTCCCATTGAACGAGCTGCCCAGCGTTGGTCCCGACGCGACCGTAGGTGCTCCACTCGAAGGCGGCCAGATCGCGATCGAGGAAGCCGCGAAGCCCGGGGGATGGCTGCACGGGCTCGTCGGAGCGCTCGAGGCCCAGGCGGGAGAGCTGCCGCCGCTCGAGAGGAACGTCCGCGTGAAGAGGCCCCGCGGCAAGAACCGTCGCCCGAGGTTCCGGACGATCGAGATCCCGCAGCGCGGGCTGCACCTCGGTGTGGCACCGACTCCCAGACTGATAGACGAGCTCGCCCAGCTCGCGGACGGGTATCGGATCCAGAATGCCGACGGCTCCACCCCGGTCGCGGCGAGTGCCCCCACGGCCGCCGCGGCGCGTTCGTTGCTCGACAGGCTCCGGGCGCTTCTGGGTGAAGAGGGGATCCAGACCCTCCTGGCGCCCTATTCGTTCCCCGACCTCCCCACGCTGGCGCGCGCCGCTCCGGACCGCCTCGAGATCGAGCTCGATGAGGGGGCCGCGGTGCTGTCGGGGGCCCTGGGGCTCGACGTCGGCGACGGGTGGCTGTTTGCACCCGGCGCGAGGCTGGGCGCACAGACGCTGGACGAGGTCCGTTTCGCCGATGCCGACGCGGCCACCAGGACGTTGTTCCTGCCGGAGGCGTTCGAAGACCCCACCGGCCTTCCGCTGCCGGGATGCCCCGAAGCGTTTGCCTCGTTCACCTGCCCCGTCTCCGTCAGGACGTTGCAGGGTCCCACCGAGGGCCTGGTCGCCGACGAGGGGCTGCGCGAGCGCTTCGTCGACCTGGCCCTGGGGGCCGGGGACAGGCTCGGTCTACAGAACTTCTTCGCGGAGACGGCGGCCATCAGGCAAGAGCTCCCGTCCATAGCCGGTCGCGTAGTGCAGGCCACCATGCCTTCGCTGTGGCACCCGCGCCCCCAGATGTCCCAACAGCTGCTGGCGGGGCTGCGCGAGGCGCCGTGGCTGCGGACGGTGACGCCGCAGGAGGCGGTGGAGCTCGCGCCACCAGAGCAGGTGACGGAGCGCTTCGTCCAGAACCTCCCGACGCTGGAGAACGAGCCGCCGGAGGAGTTCTTCGACTCGATCGAGGAGACCACCGAACTGGTCGACAGCTTCCGGCGCCTCCAGCCTCCGGAGACCCTGATCAGACGCCTCCGCCGCAACACCCTGGTTGCGGAGAGCAGGCTCTGGTGGGCGAGCTCTGATCTGCTCCGGGTCGCTGAGGGATACCTAGATGGAACCGAGGCAGAGATCGCCGCGGAGACGCAGAAGGTCACGATCGGCGGTCCCGATCAGATCAACCTCACCTCGCGAGAGGGCCGCATCCCGCTGGTGGTCTCCAACCAAACGAGCTTCCCGGCCACGGTACGGGTCGCGATAACGTCTCCACAGCGAGACCTCGCGCTCGAACCGCAGGCGTTGCCTCCTCAGCAGGTTGCGGCGCAGGACACCTTCCAGTTCACGGTCGACGCGACCGCGCGCTCGAGCGGAATCTTCCAGATGCAGGTCGTGGTCGAGACGGTGGACGGCTCGCTTGAGATCGCGTCGAAACAGATCACGATCCGCTCCACCGCCTTCAACCGGATCGCTCTCGGCGTGACGCTGGGGGCGCTCGCGTTCCTGGTGTTCTTCTATCTGTTGCGTCTCTCGCGGCGGCGACGCGGCCAGGCACCGGTTTGACCTCTCTCGCCCGTGCGACCGTCGTCATGACGGCCGGGACGATCCTCTCGCGGGTGACCGGACTGCTGCGGCTGGCGGCGATCGCCGCCGCCTTGGGGGTAGTCGAGTCGGGCCGCCTTGCAGACACGTACAACATCGGCAATACCGCTCCCAACATCATCTACGAGCTCGTCCTCGGCGGGGTCCTGACGTCGGTGTTCGTCCCGGTGTTCGTTGACCTTCTAGAGAAGGAAGGCCGCGACCGGGCGTGGCAAGTCGCCAGCGCCATCATCAACCTCTCACTGGTCGTGCTGGTGGCCATAGCCACCCTTGGTGTCGTGCTGGCGCCGCTGATCGCGCGGTTCTACGCGGTCCGCCTCGAGGGGGCCGAGGCCGTCCAGCAGGTGGAGGTGCTGAGCTTCCTCCTGCGCCTCTTCATCCCACAGATCGTCTTCTACGGGCTGACCGCGGTCACGGCGGGATTGCTGAACGCGCACAAGCGGTTCGGCGCCCCGATGTACACGCCGATCCTCAACAACCTCGCGGTGATCGGCGTGTTCGTCGCGTTCCACCAGGCCTACGGGGAGATCGACGACCTCGGCGCTGTCACGACGACACAGTTGCTGATCATCGGGCTCGGTACGACGGCCGGCGTCGCGCTGATGGCGCTCGCGCAGATCCCGTTCTTGCGGGGCCTCGGTACCTACCGCGCGACGCTCTCGATCAACCACCCGTCGCTCAGGAAGCTGGCGCGGCTGTCGGTCTTCGTCATCGGGTACGTCGTGACGAATCAGATCGGCTACCTGATCGTGCAGTGGCTGGCGAACGAGCAGACCGGTGGATACACCGCGTACGTGGCCGCGTTCACATTCTTCATGCTTCCGCACGGCCTCTTCGCAGTCTCCGTCATAACCGCGCTGCTTCCGGGCATGAGCGCCGACGCCAGCAACGGCCGCTGGGATTCGTTCCGAGACCGGGTCTCGACAGGTGTGCGGACGACGATCCTGCTCGTTCTTCCTGCGGCCGTCGGGTATCTCGTCCTGGGCGAGCCGGTGGTGCGGCTCCTGTTGGAGCGCGGGGTCATGACGGCGCGGTCGACCGAGCTCGTCGCGGGAGTGTTGAGGTTCTTCGTCTTGGGCCTCGTCCCGTTCTCGATATTCCAGTTGTTCCTGCGGACGTTCTACGCACTACAGGACACGAAGACACCGTTCCAGATAAACGTGGTCGCGGTGGTGTTCAACACGATCATCAACGTCCCTCTGTTCCTGTGGCTGGGCGTGAAGGGGCTCGCTCTCGGTCACGCCTGCGCCTACACGCTGGGCGTCGCGCTCCAGACGCGCGCGCTGCGCAAGCGCCTGGACGCGCTTGACGGACGCCGTCTAGCGCGCAGCGTGGTGAGGATCGCCGTTGCGGCGGTCGTGATGGGAGCTCTCGTGTGGGCGGCGTCCGAGGGCCTGCAAGAAGCGATAGCTCCAGAAACGTTCGGAGAGCAGGCGGTGGCGCTCCTCGCCCCCGCCCTGGTGGGGGTGGTGACGTATCTAGCGGTGGCCGCCGCGCTCGGGGTAGAGGAGCTCTCGCTCGTGAAGCGACTCGTCGGGCGACGCGGTCCGAATCAGGGCTGAGGCCCTGCAGGCACGCGATAATCCACGGATGCTCATCAGAGACCAGCGCGGGATCATCGGCGACTGGATCGTGAAGGTGGTCCTGGGGATGGCGATCTTCGCGGTCATCGCTTACGACGCCGGCTCGATCCTCGTCAATTACTTCACGCTCGACTCGGGGGCCGACGACGTCGCTATCGCGGTCTCCCTGATCGTCGGCACCACCGGCAACGCCGGCCAGTACACCGACGAAGAGATCTACCAGCTCGCTAAAGCCGAGGTGAACAGCGAAGACGGCGGGGTCGAGGGAGCGCGCGTACTGCGAGAGGGAACCAATATCGATGACACCGGGGTCGTTCACATCCGGCTCCGGCGCACGGCCGACAGCCTCATCGTGAGCCGGATCGGCCCGATAGCGAAATGGGCGCGGGCCACCTCCGACGGCCAGGCCGGGACCACGTAGCTTTCCGCTAGATCCCCATGTCCTCTCAGCTCGACGTCATCGCCGGGCGTTACGTGCTCGAGACCGAGATCTCACGCGGCGGGATGGCGACCGTGTGGCAGGCGCGCGACCAGATCCTCGCGCGCCCGGTCGCCGTCAAAGTCCTCCATCCCCACCTGTCCGAGGACGAAGCGTTCCTCGAGCGGTTCCGGCGAGAGGCTCTAGCGGCGGCGCGGCTAAGTCACCCGAACATCGTGTCGATCTTCGACACCGGCACGCAGGAATCCGAGTCCGGCGCTGCCGGGGTGCAATTCATCGTGATGGAGTTGTGCGCCGGAGGAACCCTCGCCGGGCTGCTAGCGGGTGGTTCACCGATGGAGCCGGAACGTGTCGTCGCGATCGGCATCACGATCTGCGACGCCCTCGGATACGCCCACAGGCAGGGCGTGATCCATCGCGACGTGAAGCCTGCGAACGTCCTGATCGCGGCCGACGGTCTATTGAAGGTGGGGGACTTCGGGATCGCGAGGGCCGCCTTCGTAAAGGGTGACATCACTACGACGGGCTCGATCATCGGAACGGTCACCTATCTCTCGCCTGAGCAAGGCCAGGGGCGCGAGCCTGACCACCGGTCGGATCTCTACGCGCTCGGCGTCGTGCTGTACGAGCTGTTGGTCGGGCGCCCGCCCTTTACGGGCCAGACGGAGATAGGAACCGCGCTGATGCATCTGAAACACCCGCCACCTCCTCCGCGCAGCATCAAGGCAGGCGTGCCACGTCCGTTAGAGGCGACGATCCTGAAAGCGCTCGAGAAGGATCCGGCTCAACGCTTCGCAGATGCAGACGAGATGGCGGCGGCGCTCGGTGCGTCCCTCGAGCGAGACGGCGCGACCGTTGCGATGCGCATGCCCGTCCCTCGGCGCCGTGGGGCAGCTCCCGAGCGAACGCGCGCAGGAGATGCCGGTTGGATACTCCGGGTCGTCGGGGCCGTGCTCGGGGCCATCCTCCTTGCCGTTTTCGTCTCGTCTCTGCTGGACGGAGCAGGGGAGGGGCCCGAGCCGCAAGGAGAGCAGCCTTCCCAGCAGCGCCCGCAACCCGCCGCCGCGGCGCCCCTCGAGATCGCGTCGGCGACGGATTTCGATCCTCACGGCGACGGCGCCGAGCACTCCGATGAGGCGCCGGCAGCCGCCGATGGCGACACCTCCACCTCGTGGACGACGGAGTCGTACAGCTCGTCCCTCGCGGCGCAAGGGAAGCCCGGCGTCGGCCTCGTCTTCGACTTAGGTGCAACCGTCGACGTGACCGAGGTGCGGATCCAGGCCTCGTCGGGTCTGGACTTGGAGGTCAGGGCCTCCGACTCCCTCGGGTCCGACGAACAAGCGTTCGTCGAGGCTGCCGGTCGCCGCGCGATCCCGCCCGTCCTGACCCTGCGCCCCGACCCGACGTCCGGCCGCTACTGGCTGATCTGGATCACAGAGATCGGACCGGAGGGCGGAGCCGCGTCGATCGCCGAGGTCGAGTTCCGTGGCAGCTGACGGGCGCAGCGACGGCATGCTTCTCAGGAGTTTCCTGGAGGG
Proteins encoded in this region:
- a CDS encoding methyltransferase domain-containing protein, with amino-acid sequence MTKPHPGSPYFVDLAERLGRSYLRYSFTKGSDQEVGFLVELLRLPLGARLLDVGCGPGRHAVRLAQAGLAVTGVDVSRRFLELAAEDARAAGVRASFFEVDARRMPFEDEFDAVISLCQGGFGLMGGDDSVVLKRMMEALKPGGRLVMTAFSALFEARHPRPEADFDADAGIVHEVSQIKNDAGAEEAMDLWTSVYTPRELRLLAIGVGLIPEEVWSVAPGEYARRKPDLEHPELMLVARKPAA
- a CDS encoding DUF6049 family protein, which encodes MRCAGPALRSLSCVVVAASLAVPGWSPRASAQEAPAGAISLRLVDQPVWHRPADSLSIRVRIVNRGLTPLDGFLLSLAAHPVVTTRSGLHEAFAGNAGAILSAASESSDQKVDPGDSLVIELDQTLPSLALGGVTEGGVYPLTLTLSDRPGVVQHDSLTTPLIIYPEQPETPLNLALVVPLNELPSVGPDATVGAPLEGGQIAIEEAAKPGGWLHGLVGALEAQAGELPPLERNVRVKRPRGKNRRPRFRTIEIPQRGLHLGVAPTPRLIDELAQLADGYRIQNADGSTPVAASAPTAAAARSLLDRLRALLGEEGIQTLLAPYSFPDLPTLARAAPDRLEIELDEGAAVLSGALGLDVGDGWLFAPGARLGAQTLDEVRFADADAATRTLFLPEAFEDPTGLPLPGCPEAFASFTCPVSVRTLQGPTEGLVADEGLRERFVDLALGAGDRLGLQNFFAETAAIRQELPSIAGRVVQATMPSLWHPRPQMSQQLLAGLREAPWLRTVTPQEAVELAPPEQVTERFVQNLPTLENEPPEEFFDSIEETTELVDSFRRLQPPETLIRRLRRNTLVAESRLWWASSDLLRVAEGYLDGTEAEIAAETQKVTIGGPDQINLTSREGRIPLVVSNQTSFPATVRVAITSPQRDLALEPQALPPQQVAAQDTFQFTVDATARSSGIFQMQVVVETVDGSLEIASKQITIRSTAFNRIALGVTLGALAFLVFFYLLRLSRRRRGQAPV
- a CDS encoding CCA tRNA nucleotidyltransferase; translated protein: MSSPQAAPVVPLTELLAEGSRVLQLAERFRERERALYLVGGTVRDAFLGRSGGDYDFATDAAPDETLEIVKPAAEAVWLQGFRFGTVGARVAGVDVEITTFRTERYEPDSRHPEVAYTREIEIDLSRRDFTVNAMAVRLPEKDAIDPFGGLDDLKAKVIRTPIDPNESFADDPLRMLRAFRFAAQLQFAVAPEVLESVKASKNKLETISRERIRDELSRLLLGRDPAMALRLADTTGITDLFLPELSALKLEQDPVHKHKDVFEHTLAVLERATKVDGDEASLEVRLAALLHDIGKPKTRRIDPEGGVSFHHHEVVGAEMARERLRELRFPNEVVATVEEIIRLHHRFHTYGLGWSDSAVRRYVRDAGPHLQRLNALVRADCTTRNPNKARRLAARMDELEVRIAALAEQEQLHQMRPDLDGAQISAYLGIPPSRTIGEARQFLLDARVDDGPLGEEEAYRRLDGWARARGIDPVGERIPPKEKKADPTDPAG
- a CDS encoding protein kinase, yielding MSSQLDVIAGRYVLETEISRGGMATVWQARDQILARPVAVKVLHPHLSEDEAFLERFRREALAAARLSHPNIVSIFDTGTQESESGAAGVQFIVMELCAGGTLAGLLAGGSPMEPERVVAIGITICDALGYAHRQGVIHRDVKPANVLIAADGLLKVGDFGIARAAFVKGDITTTGSIIGTVTYLSPEQGQGREPDHRSDLYALGVVLYELLVGRPPFTGQTEIGTALMHLKHPPPPPRSIKAGVPRPLEATILKALEKDPAQRFADADEMAAALGASLERDGATVAMRMPVPRRRGAAPERTRAGDAGWILRVVGAVLGAILLAVFVSSLLDGAGEGPEPQGEQPSQQRPQPAAAAPLEIASATDFDPHGDGAEHSDEAPAAADGDTSTSWTTESYSSSLAAQGKPGVGLVFDLGATVDVTEVRIQASSGLDLEVRASDSLGSDEQAFVEAAGRRAIPPVLTLRPDPTSGRYWLIWITEIGPEGGAASIAEVEFRGS
- a CDS encoding PilT/PilU family type 4a pilus ATPase, which codes for MIAPRDSLDGVNPVSVGADGTRRPNRPATEIRGSSEMTGNAIDMQEFLRFVVDKKASDLHVKAGGPPYVRVSGHLVKTDFTPMSAADCERTAMELMNDEQAMRFKQVGEVDFAYSIAGMGRFRVNVFRQRGSVGMALRRVLPGSPSFETLGLPPVVKTLAEEHRGLLLITGPTSSGKTTTTGAMINYINATRSCHILTIEDPIEILHPDRQAIVNQREIGLDTNNFATALRAAMRQDPDVIFVGEIRDPETVKAALQAAETGHLVISTLHTTDVTETVNRIIDFFPPHQQKQIRVSIAGSLKGILSQRLLPRKDGRGRVPAIEVLVMNGRIRDLILDPEKTHEIHDIVKESGFYGMQTFDQALLGLYRAGLVNLEDAKNAATNPHDFEIALKQEGLQPVS
- the murJ gene encoding murein biosynthesis integral membrane protein MurJ translates to MTSLARATVVMTAGTILSRVTGLLRLAAIAAALGVVESGRLADTYNIGNTAPNIIYELVLGGVLTSVFVPVFVDLLEKEGRDRAWQVASAIINLSLVVLVAIATLGVVLAPLIARFYAVRLEGAEAVQQVEVLSFLLRLFIPQIVFYGLTAVTAGLLNAHKRFGAPMYTPILNNLAVIGVFVAFHQAYGEIDDLGAVTTTQLLIIGLGTTAGVALMALAQIPFLRGLGTYRATLSINHPSLRKLARLSVFVIGYVVTNQIGYLIVQWLANEQTGGYTAYVAAFTFFMLPHGLFAVSVITALLPGMSADASNGRWDSFRDRVSTGVRTTILLVLPAAVGYLVLGEPVVRLLLERGVMTARSTELVAGVLRFFVLGLVPFSIFQLFLRTFYALQDTKTPFQINVVAVVFNTIINVPLFLWLGVKGLALGHACAYTLGVALQTRALRKRLDALDGRRLARSVVRIAVAAVVMGALVWAASEGLQEAIAPETFGEQAVALLAPALVGVVTYLAVAAALGVEELSLVKRLVGRRGPNQG